TGCTGCACAAAATATTGCTAAATGTGTGCGACGTTGCGGTTTGGAGGTAAGTGACATTATTCTTGAACAGCTGGCATCCAGTCATGCTGTATTAACTGAGGATGAGAAAGAACTTGGTGTTTGTTTAATTGATATAGGTGGTGGCACTACAGATATCGCAGTATTTGCAGAGGGAGCAATTCAATACACAGCGGTTATTCCTATTGCTGGTGATCAAGTTACCAATGATATTGCGATGGCTTTACGTACGCCAACCAAGGCAGCAGAGGCAATTAAAGTAAAACATGCTTGTGCCATGCCCGAAATGTGTAACACGAATGAAATGATTGAAGTGTTAAGTGTAAATGAACGGCCTGGACGAAAAATATCCACCCGAGTGCTTTCTGATGTGGTATCTGCACGCTATGAAGAATTATTCTCCCTGGTACGTAACGAATTGCGGCGAAGTGGCTTTGAGTCTCGTGTTGCTGCTGGTATGGTAATGACGGGTGGAGGCTCTTGTGTTCAAGGTGCTATTGAGTTAGCTGAAATGTGTTTTGAAATGCCTGTACGTCAAGGCTGTGCTCATCATGTTTCTGGTTTGGTAGAAGCTACAGTCAATCCATCGATGACAACAGGGGTTGGGTTATTGTTACATGGTTTTCAACAGCAATATGAAGGCAGCTATAATGTAGCCAATTTAAATGATAGTGGCAAAGGCGTATGGGCACGGATGAAAGAATGGTTTAATGGTAATTTCTAAATATAGGGATGATGCAGATAAGCAGAATAGTATCTGTAAATCATTTAATGACATCGAAAGTACAGTTCTACTTCCCGTAATAACGCTGGTCAAGTTGCGGGAAATCGAGACGAAAATATTGGTTAAGTTTAAATCATTAGGTACTCTAGTAGGTTTAATCCAGATAGGTTACAATGAGATTATTTTGTTGGGATAGAACCTCGTTATTGGCAGAATTTTTGAGGGGAGAGGTCAAATGTTTGAATTAACGGAAAGTCAACCAGACAATGCCGTAATAAAAGTTGTTGGTGTTGGCGGTGGTGGTGGTAATGCAGTTCAACACATGGTGGCTGAGAATATCGATGGTGTTGAATTTATTTGTGCCAATACTGATGCTCAAGCGCTCAAAAATTCAAATGCTAAAATTCATATTCAGCTTGGTGAAGAGTTGACGAAGGGATTGGGCGCCGGTGCTAATCCTCAGATAGGTCGTGAAGCTGCTGAAGAAGACAGAGACAGAATTAAAGAAGTACTGGCTGGTGCTGACATGGTATTCATTACTGCTGGTATGGGAGGGGGCACCGGAACAGGAGCAGCACCCGTATTCGCTGAGGTGGCGAAAGAACTTGGCATTCTCACCGTAGCCGTTGTTACTAAACCTTTCTCCTTTGAAGGCAAACAACGTGCCTTGGCTGCTGAAGAAGGAATTCGTCGTTTGGGTGAGCATGTTGACTCTTTGATTACTATTCCTAACAACAAACTACTGAGTGTCTTAGGAAAAAATATTAGCCTTTTAAATGCTTTCAAAGCGGCTAATAATGTTCTCTTAGGGGCGGTAAAAGGTATTTCTGATTTAATTACTCGTCCAGGTCTAATTAATGTGGATTTTGCTGATGTTCGCACAGTAATGTCTGAAATGGGCATGGCAATGATGGGAACTGGGAGTGCCACGGGTGAGCAGAGAGCTCGTCAAGCTGCCGAGGCAGCAATTGCCTCTCCGCTGTTAGAAGATGTTAATTTTTCTGGAGCTCGGGGAATTTTAGTAAATATCACCGCTGGTCTGGATATGTCTATTGGCGAGTTTGAGGAAGTGGGCGATGTTGTCAAAGAATTTATTTCAGATGATGCAACAGTAGTAGTTGGTACGGTCATTGATCCTGAAATGACAGATGAAATGCGCGTTACTGTTATTGTAACGGGACTTGGTGATCATCGTGGCCGTCCTCAACAGCAAACAGTTGCAGCAGCTAAAACACGAATCGCAGAAACAACTCGTAGCGATGGTACGTTTGACTATCAGCAATTTGACAGGCCCGCTGTAATGCGCAAGCAAGCTGCTGTAAGTGCAAAGTCAACCACTGAAGCTTCAATACCTGATGTTGATTATCTTGATATTCCTGCCTTCTTACGACGGCAAGAAGAAAGCGTTGAATAGTCCTTTTGGTTTAGCTTTTTGTAAAACTGCTTTAGAAATAACCATGTCATTCTGTATTCAGTCAGAATGACTGGATTGGTACTAAACAGCATTAAAAAGATTAGACTAATCAATAAATTGTTGATATCATTTGGCAGTTTATTGCGCTTAAAAATGGGATATCAAAAAGGTGATTACTGAATGATAAAACAAAGAACTCCAAAGAAAGTCATTCAAGCAACAGGTGTAGGTTTACATTCCGGAGAAAAAGTTTTACTTACCTTGCGTCCCGCTCCCATAAACACCGGTATTGTTTTTAGGCGTACTGACTTAAATCCTATAGTAGAAATCCCTGCTCTCTATGATCAGGTCGGCGACACAATGCTTTGTACTTCATTGCAGCGTGATGGCGTGAAGGTTGCTACAGTAGAGCATTTGCTTTCTGCGTTTGCGGGTTTAGGTATTGATAATGCCTATGTGGATATTAATGCGCCTGAAATTCCCATCATGGATGGCAGTGCTGCTCCCTTTGTATTTCTTATTCAATCTGCTGGCATTCGTGAACAAAGTGCAGCCAAACGATTCATCCGTATATTAAAGCCAATTCGAATTGAGGATGATGGTAAATATGTGCAGTTTCTTCCCCATAATGGCTACAAAGTTTCTTTTACTATTGATTTCGAGCATCCGGTTTTCAATGACAAGCCACAGATGGCCAGTTTTGACTTTTCGACAACCTCTTATGTAAAAGAAGTATGTCGTGCACGAACGTTTGGTTTTCTCTCTGATTATGAGAAGTTGCGCGAAAATGATTTAGCGAAAGGTGGTAGTTTAGATAATGCCATTGTGGTTGATGACTATCGTATTCTCAATGAAGATGGTCTGCGTTTTGACTCAGAATTTGTGACACATAAAGTTCTGGATGCTATTGGAGATCTTTATCTTCTAGGTTGTGGGTTAATTGGTGCCTTTGAAGGTTATAAATCCGGACATGGCTTGAACAATCGCCTTCTGCGAGAATTAATGGTGCGTCAAGATGCTTGGGAATACACTTATTTTGATGCAGAAAATTATCAGCCTACTGTGGTGGCAGAGTCAGATTTTGTACCTGCTGAAGCTTGATTAATAGAGTAAAGTGATAGCTCTATTTCCTTCTCATTTATTCCTGAAATTTAAAATCCGGAACGGTAGCAGTTTTTAAAACTAATAAAGCCAAATTTTAAAAAATTTGGTTGTAATATTTCCTTTCTTACGTTTAAAAGCATTTCTAATAATTTTAATTCCTTTGCTATAATTAACCAAAGTGATTAATTGTCACTCATAATGAGGCATTATCGTCGCGCAATCAAAAAATTAAAAATTAAGCTGATCTCAATAAAATTGATATATCAGCTATAT
This region of Legionella clemsonensis genomic DNA includes:
- the lpxC gene encoding UDP-3-O-acyl-N-acetylglucosamine deacetylase, whose product is MIKQRTPKKVIQATGVGLHSGEKVLLTLRPAPINTGIVFRRTDLNPIVEIPALYDQVGDTMLCTSLQRDGVKVATVEHLLSAFAGLGIDNAYVDINAPEIPIMDGSAAPFVFLIQSAGIREQSAAKRFIRILKPIRIEDDGKYVQFLPHNGYKVSFTIDFEHPVFNDKPQMASFDFSTTSYVKEVCRARTFGFLSDYEKLRENDLAKGGSLDNAIVVDDYRILNEDGLRFDSEFVTHKVLDAIGDLYLLGCGLIGAFEGYKSGHGLNNRLLRELMVRQDAWEYTYFDAENYQPTVVAESDFVPAEA
- the ftsA gene encoding cell division protein FtsA, with product MAKKLEKNIITGLDIGTSKVVALIGEVAADGAIEIIGLGRHPSRGLKRGVVVDIEATVNSIQRAVQEAELMAGCEVRTVYAGIAGSHIRSLNSHGIVAIKDLEVSQVDVERVLDAAKAVAIPADQKILHILPQEFIIDNQGSIREPVGMAGVRLEARVHIVTGAVSAAQNIAKCVRRCGLEVSDIILEQLASSHAVLTEDEKELGVCLIDIGGGTTDIAVFAEGAIQYTAVIPIAGDQVTNDIAMALRTPTKAAEAIKVKHACAMPEMCNTNEMIEVLSVNERPGRKISTRVLSDVVSARYEELFSLVRNELRRSGFESRVAAGMVMTGGGSCVQGAIELAEMCFEMPVRQGCAHHVSGLVEATVNPSMTTGVGLLLHGFQQQYEGSYNVANLNDSGKGVWARMKEWFNGNF
- the ftsZ gene encoding cell division protein FtsZ, which gives rise to MFELTESQPDNAVIKVVGVGGGGGNAVQHMVAENIDGVEFICANTDAQALKNSNAKIHIQLGEELTKGLGAGANPQIGREAAEEDRDRIKEVLAGADMVFITAGMGGGTGTGAAPVFAEVAKELGILTVAVVTKPFSFEGKQRALAAEEGIRRLGEHVDSLITIPNNKLLSVLGKNISLLNAFKAANNVLLGAVKGISDLITRPGLINVDFADVRTVMSEMGMAMMGTGSATGEQRARQAAEAAIASPLLEDVNFSGARGILVNITAGLDMSIGEFEEVGDVVKEFISDDATVVVGTVIDPEMTDEMRVTVIVTGLGDHRGRPQQQTVAAAKTRIAETTRSDGTFDYQQFDRPAVMRKQAAVSAKSTTEASIPDVDYLDIPAFLRRQEESVE